In Glycine max cultivar Williams 82 chromosome 10, Glycine_max_v4.0, whole genome shotgun sequence, the DNA window TGAGAATGCAACTGTCAGGATTTGTGATTTGTTTTGTGTGCTACAGTTGGTACATCGTGATAAACAAGAGTGAAAATTTAGGGGTCATTCCCAAAAATTTTCACCcccagttttaaattttaatggtgTACCAAACTATCTTCGGGATATAATATGTGAGGGGCAATGACTCCTGGGTTCCTCTTGTGATTAAAGAGAAAGCTCCAAGAAGTCAATGCGTCTTGGTGTCTGTGTCTCTTCTACTTTGCTTTGTTTTTCCTCCATTCTCTTGAATAAAATCATACAACCATAATGGTTAAGATTAATTGGACTGTTTTGAACTGTATCCAAGCTTAATATatctaaatatttataacaCAATGTTTTGTAACTTTTGTAGAATTGACTAGCTTAAATGGCTGGTCCTAGGATTGCCCATGCTACCTTGAAAGGTCCGAGTGTGGTTAAGGAGATCATAATTGGAATAACACTTGGCTTAGCTGCTGGTGGTGTGTGGAAGATGCACCACTGGAATGAACAGAGGAAAACCAGGACCTTCTACGATTTACTGGAAAAGGGTGAGATTACTGTTGTTGCAGAGGAACAGTGAAAATGTTCTTGTTTTGTTGCCTATGCTCTCCATTTATAGGCTTTTTTTTCCCGTGTTATATTCAATTGGCTCTTCAAATGTAAATGAGCCAACATACTATGAGATTGAAAAGAATAAGTTTCTTGAACTGATTGAATACTATGTTGGCCTGTAAAAGTTTCATGcagttatgtttttattttgtgcttggcttattttcttcttgttgcACAGTTCTATGTGTTTTTGCTTTtattcttttcagatttttttccCCTTGTTTTAATAACTAAATCAATTCCTTTTGAAAGTTGCtagatataatattttattttgttagcaTGTGCTATTGGGTTGGGCTTGTGCTAGTTGCATTGCACTTGTTCTCGACATAGAACATTAGTATATATAACAGTATTAGGTCAGTGTTTTCTCTGTTTTCCTTTCCATCTAATCCCTAAATTTCAACACCATAGTACCATCTAGATTATGCAAATAGGCATCACTTCATCCAGGATATAAAATCCTTCCCAAATGTGGTATATTTCAATGTTGGACTGTAAGCTGTAAATTTCTCTGTATAATATATGGCTTCAAGGGGTGAGCCTTGGTGCAACAGTAAGGCTGTTGCTTTATGACTTGGAGGTTGTGGGTTTAAATCTTGGTAACAACCTCTCCCTTTGCAGGAGTAAGACGGTACTGGCTGCCTTTTTTAATATATGGCTTCAAGTTTTTGTTGCTTGCACAAAAATGGATAGTAATTGGCTGGTAGCATTAGCTGTTAGGGAATCATTCTCCATCTATTGAGCGATACAACCCAAATTGCTATGGTGTTCGTTCAGTAGCTTCTTTGGGGAAAATAATTCAATGTTCCAATTTTAGTTACTAGGGATATTAGAGATATTACAAATTTCTATGATGTTCGTTCAGCTACTTTGGGGAAAGCATTTCAATGTTCCAATTTTGTTAACTAGTGATATTAgagatataataattttattcataagcCCTCACCTAACAGCGTAGGCTTTCAATGAGAGTTGGAGTCTGACTTGGTATTGGAGTTGCCATGATTAGGTGATCAAGTGTTATTCCTCGGTATCACCATTCTTCTAATATATAGTTGAATTTCAACTTCAATATAGAGTGGGTTTGTGCATTTTTTCGTGTTTCCAGCCCAAGGGGACTTGTGCTGTGTAAGGGCTTGTGTTAGGAAATATAATAAAGTTGTTAATAAATTTACCAAATACTTTGAGGAGAGTTGGCTGttaatgagaaaataaattttaccaaACACTAGGCTGCCTGTTAATTTGTTGGCAAGTGTAtcaaatttgtcacaagtagtaaagtattcggaagtctgagtgtcgaatctacaaggactttgtttgtactcaAATTAATGCAAATCTAATttacaagcaagagataagaatgatAGATAGAGAAAGATACaggagaaaagataaaagattttaaagataaaaatagaagatgaaacaaaaaaagataggataagaaaagtaaaagataggaaaattaaagattaagataaagataaagaaaagataagataaaatgattaaaagataAGTTATTAAAATGTGGTAATGTTATTAGGACCTAGCATATCcacattttgattttataatttttttttatcaatttaggtgATTTTATCATATCCACATCTATTCATTTAGATGTCCGTCCATGattcctcacgatgacaagcttattttatttatatatctcctaaatttctttgaaaagatttgacaaataaaatgcatttgaattctagatgtttgcaaaAATGCATGGGTAAAAAACTATCATTTTATGTCTAgcaattattttcttatgaaatcttttctttttgttcgatTAGAAGTTACCTCTCTCTAGCGcttaacccctaaaataatgaaaagatgaataatgcgtgaaaagataaatagaaaagataataggataaaaaaaatctgatattgcattgataaatagtgagtaCATATCATCGCTTGACTTTTAGGCTTGTCAAGTCCTAAATAGAGATTTAGTCACTCATGGTCATTGAAGGTTTTACAATGGATGAAGTATAAGAAGTGATGGAATAAGAGAggtgaaagaaagagagaaaatgatttcCCCTACTACGGATGCATTCATCGTTGAGCTCTGAGTCTCCCGGGTTGAGGGTATAGTTGTTGGAGTGGGTTTTGGGCCTTTGTAGGCTTGCTTAGCGTGTCCTtcctcgcttagcgcacatcgAGCTCTTCTTACTTAGCGCGTTTAGTTTCTGTTTTGCCCACTtagcgtctgttgcccgcttcGCACAGGTGCTAAATCTCGTGCTTAATGCCCTCGCTTGGCGCCTGGATCTTCAATGCGAGCTGCGCGTTGAGCGAGACATCTGGGCTGGGCCTTAttgcatatttcttcttttctttgttgttcCTCCACTTTTTGCTTTTAGTACTGTCAATTTTATATCCGAATCAAGATTTAACGAAACATCAATTCTTTAACACTTAAGTAcaaataactactaaataattatttttaaatataattttactttgttttttattatcaaagtataattatttatcaGTTATCACtgtcatttttaatatatgacTTCAAAGGGTTATAACATAAAATTGCATAAAAAGTTATTGGCTATTTGGGCCCTAGATATTTAGTAGTCTTTTGATGTGATTTAGGAAGAGGAACGAGCAATATTGCATTTTGAACTTTGAAATCGTTCTCAAATTTCAATCCTTTTTTCTTTGGATGTGTTTAGAAGTTGTTAAAAGATTTGTCTGCCCTGCACAACAAATGAGTACAGGAGATTGGCCTTTCATTATTGTAAAATGATCCCATGGCTATTTGACTCTTTGAAGAGAAAGTATAAGTATGATAAGTGATGATGTTTTAAATCCGCTGTAAAATAAGAACTGTCTAATTTGTTTTTGCTGTTTTTTATTGTCAGGTTTAGttatatttaacaatttaaaacAATCCGTGACAGCGTTAGGAATTTTAGACGGTGAgaacaaaaaagttaaaatactgTAACTATAGATATTAAAATGGAATGTCTTAAagtttaaacaactaaaaaaatcgttacaattataaatatcaaaagGTAATTAAACCCTCGTTTTCTGAAGACAATTTCAATTACTATCTCCTGCACTGCAGCAAGCTTAACACATTCGTGAATTATCTTTCGTATTTTTGCCGTGCGTGTCGCAAAAAGTAAAGAGCATTTTGAACGAACACGCAATATACGTAGACTTTACGTTTTCTAACTATTTTGTTTGTAATATTTTACGGCAAATATGAGAACATCTGGTTGGCTAAAATACGAGAGCGTGTCGATGGACGACTGATATTTTCGCGTCCAAACAATCTTCATACTTCTAAGAGCACGAAAAATATCAAGATTTTTATGACTATTCCAAAATTctagaaaaacaaaaccaaGCACAGGTTCcgaaaagttagaaaattaaacaaagtttGTGTTCTGTTCTctcaacaaaatgaaatatcTCTTgtactaaaaaacaaaaactggtTTAGTGTTGGACGTGGAAGGCCACAAGTGGTTATGACAAGATAAGTAATATGCGTACACAAATATTCAACAGCATTGGTTATATATCTTAGCATATCCCTCGCTATCCCCCAACATTAAAACCTCTCTATTACAATAAAAACACTcaaaagaggagaaaaaaagaagaaaagaatggTAACAATAGCTGGTGGTGTGAGTCTTTCAAGCCCTAGCAGGGTATTTGCTAATGCTAAGGGAATAGACTCAGCACAAAAGGCCCAGGCCGTGAGGTTTCCAGCTCTGTCGAGGCCCATTCAAAAGTGGCCTGGTTTGGTGAAGACCCGGCCCGTTCGGGCGACGCCGGAGAAGATATCGGAGAAGGTAGAGGAGAGCATAAAGAGCGCGGAGGAGGCGTGCTCGGGAGGCGGCGGTGACGCGGAATGCGCGGCGGCCTGGGACGAGGTGGAGGAGCTGAGCGCGGCGGCGAGCCACGCCAGGGAGAAGCAGAAGCAGTCTGACCCGCTCGAAAATTACTGCAAGGACAATCCAGAGACTGATGAGTGCCGCACCTATGATAATTGATGACTGAACTCAGTCATTCCAAAGTTACATGCATGCATCTATTACTTTTACCTTCTGTTACGTACATCAGACACcatgtattattaattaattcttatttataataaacaCAATTCAAAATCTGAATCACTCGTCATATGTAGTGGTTCGTCCTAgctgtttaatttatatattcatgcTTATCTGTCTTTCTATTTGTGGCTAGTGGATGGAGGCTGATGTGGTGCAACTTTTACATGTTGCAAATCAGCAAGTAATTTAAAACACCAAATACAAATGGTTGCCTCACTAATTGTCTCTCCGATTCAAATAATAATGGATCGATCGACAACAaattataaaggaaaaaatCAGCTAAAAATTGTCAGCCTTGTTACCTTCCAATTTCCATGATAAAAACTTCGATTCTGTGTGCAGAACAATTCTTCTTCCA includes these proteins:
- the LOC100500524 gene encoding cytochrome c oxidase subunit 5C-2 — protein: MAGPRIAHATLKGPSVVKEIIIGITLGLAAGGVWKMHHWNEQRKTRTFYDLLEKGEITVVAEEQ
- the LOC100814289 gene encoding calvin cycle protein CP12-2, chloroplastic, coding for MVTIAGGVSLSSPSRVFANAKGIDSAQKAQAVRFPALSRPIQKWPGLVKTRPVRATPEKISEKVEESIKSAEEACSGGGGDAECAAAWDEVEELSAAASHAREKQKQSDPLENYCKDNPETDECRTYDN